Proteins co-encoded in one Anomaloglossus baeobatrachus isolate aAnoBae1 unplaced genomic scaffold, aAnoBae1.hap1 Scaffold_694, whole genome shotgun sequence genomic window:
- the LOC142286657 gene encoding uncharacterized protein LOC142286657, with protein MSDRGSEVYVTRSHVSSSASRKSVSSAAIATARAKAEAAKVRAAFAEQELKLKTEKARLEADLAKLAVDTEAAAAEAEVQALEEAARSDSKSFRLRLGPELSHRDISQRTSDYVLKHTASDDRLHSAPRERLNPAIQPSTFIQQTSHVKHEGNSVHLTPSVSPAPKFVDSYYTANRPKMEDPDGDYHGDNVFDGNNNSLGPHHSNMYQDHPLRNQELPDFLKFFARRELLTKGLLKFNDRPESYRAWRASFRNATAGLDISANEEIDLLVKWLGNESAEHAKRIRDISINHPSKGLCLLWERLDECYGSSERIEESLFKRLEDFPKISNKSFHMLRELSDLLVELQVAKFEGDLPGLASLDAARGIKPIVNKLPYSLQEKWLNRGSDYKQRHNVPFPPFHVFVDFVRQQAKIRNDPSFDLSTADPINPRTGKPAPVRNPRGSPITVHKTNVSATDSSRKTHSTTEPEGSLTIDPDKECPLHKRPHPLQQCRSFRGKSLKDRRIFLRENNICYRCCASTSHLARDCNASITCSECNSQEHSTALHPEPAPQNSTHIDRLTEHGGEETDSTPPEVSPQCTQVCGEGLTNKSCSKICLVTVYPMGYREKAVKLYAILDDQSNRSLASSAFFDIFGIKGLSCSYSLKTCTGVSEESGRRATGYQIESLDGKTSLPLPTLIECNAIPNNREEIPTPEAALHHPHLRNIAHLIPALNSQAKLVLLLGRDIIRVHKVRKQINGPHNSPYAQKLDLGWVVIGDVCLGKVPKPNNIQSLYTNTLESGRPSFFLPCPNKFPVKENLTNSAHLDGGKDRYAMDELCDGDKDHLGCAVFQKTKEDYKLAHSIEDETFLEIMDQGFHKDENDSWVAPLPFKPQRPRLPNNKEMALKRLTYLKPSFSKKPEMEVHFFAFMDKIFKIPTDQNPADHATRAVSAPRLKDTNWLVRPAFLYQPVPTAHETHTHELFEPESDVELRPQVSTLSTTITNRHLDSRRFLRFSTCRSAYRALTCLIHVIRSFKNRQSRPAPCKGWHRCHKAYTVEELTQAKHAIICCVQHEAYTQTLESLRNHRSVPKDSPLKKLDPFVDTQGLLIVGGRISNAKLENDECTPIIVPHGHVAFLLVEHYHAQVRHQGRLITEGALREAGFWITGAKRLVSRVIFKCIICRKLRGSCQSQKMADLPADRLSTEPPFTNVGLDVFGPWSVVTRQTRGGHANSKRWAVLFTCLSIRAVHIEVIETMDTSSFINAFRRFISLRGHVKHIRSDRGSNFVGACGELKIPSNLDINQVERRLSELGCTWTFNPPHSSHMGGVWERMIGIARRILDSIFLQLGPSKLTHETLTTFMAEVVAIMNARPLVPISNDPDDLSLLTPSTLLTQKFNVSMPTSGEFTTKDLYKSQWKRVQMLVDLFWTKWRKQYLSTLQTRDKWQDSRPNMKPGNVVLVKNTQSKRNEWPLGLVTKVFPSQDGQVRKVEIKIPKQSGKLFLRPVSELILLL; from the coding sequence aagcagcagcagcagaagctgaagtacaggctttagaagaagcagcacgcagcgacagtaaaagtttcaggttaaggctcggacccgaactcagtcatcgggatatctcacaacgcacttcAGACTACGTGCTAAAGCATACCGCATCAGACGACCgtctacattcagctccaagagagagacttaatcctgccattcagccatcaaccttcattcaacaaacatcccatgttaagcatgaaggtaattccgtccacctaacaccatcagtgtcacctgcacccaagtttgtagattcctaTTACACAGCGAACCGTCCCAAAATGGAGGACCCCGATGGTGACTATCATGGCGACAACGTATTTGATggcaacaataactcactgggacctcatcatagcaacatgtatcaggaccaccctctcagaaatcaagagctaccagatttcctcaagttcttcgcacgccgtgagttactcaccaaaggtcttttaaagtttaacgaccgtcctgaaagttacagagcgtggagagcttccttcagaaacgccacggccggcctggacatctctgccaatgaagagatcgatctcttggtcaagtggctaggaaacgaatcagcagaacatgcaaaacgcatcagggatatcagcatcaaccacccgagcaaaggtttgtgcctgttatgggagagacttgatgagtgctatggctcttcagagaggatagaagaatccctcttcaaaaggttggaggactttcccaagatctctaataagagctttcacatgctaagagaattgagcgacctcttggtagaactccaagtcgccaagtttgaaggagacctgccaggcctcgcgtccctagatgcagccagaggtattaaacccatagtgaataagttgccttacagtctgcaagagaaatggttgaaccggggttcagattacaaacaacgtcacaacgtgccgtttcctccattccatgtcttcgtagattttgtgcgccagcaagccaagatcaggaatgatcccagctttgacctttccaccgcagatcccatcaacccacgaacaggtaagcctgctccagtacgcaaccctcgaggctcacctatcactgtacacaaaactaatgtgtctgctacagattcatcacgcaagacccacagtacaacagaacctgaagggtcactaacaattgacccagacaaagagtgccccctacacaaaaggcctcacccactgcaacagtgcaggagttttagaggaaaatctcttaaagaccgtagaatcttcctcagagaaaacaacatatgttacagatgttgtgcatccacatctcacttagctagagactgcaatgccagtatcacttgttcggagtgtaacagtcaagagcacagcacagctctacacccaGAACCAGCCCCACAGAATTCCACGCACATCGACCGacttacagagcacggcggggaggagacagacagtacacctcctgaagtgtcaccccagtgcactcaagtttgtggagaaggtctcactaacaaatcctgctcaaagatctgtctggttacagtttaccctatgggctacagagaaaaagcggttaaactctatgctatactcgacgaccagagtaatagatcactcgccagctcagctttctttgacatctttggaatcaagggacttagctgctcctactcactgaaaacatgtacaggagtgagtgaagaatctggcaggagggcaacaggttatcaaatcgaatccctagatgggaagacatccttaccccttcctacattaatcgagtgcaatgccatcccgaacaatagagaagagatacccactccagaagcggcactacaccatccccatttgagaaacatagcgcatctcattcctgcacttaattcccaagccaagttggtccttttgctggggagagacatcatcagagttcacaaggtgaggaaacagataaacggtcctcataactcgccctacgctcagaagctagatctaggatgggtagttataggggacgtctgcctcGGAAAAGTTCCCAAGCCGAACAACATCCAATCTCTCTACACGAACACATTGGAGAGTGGCCGtccatcctttttcctaccctgccccaacaaattccCAGTGAAGGAAAATCTCACCAATTCAGCACACTTAGATGGTGGGAAAGACAGATACgccatggatgaattgtgcgacggagacaaagatcatctagggtgcgctgtctttcaaaagaccaaagaagattataaactagcccattccattgaagatgagaccttcctggagataatggatcaaggatttcacaaggatgaaaacgacagctgggtggctccactaccattcaagccacaaagaccccgtcttcctaacaacaaagagatggcactaaagcgccttacctacttaaagccaagtttctcaaagaagccagaaatggaggtacatttctttgctttcatggacaaaatattcaaaataccaaccgaccaaaatcctgcagaccatgcgaccagagcggtatcggcaccacgcctcaaagacactaactggctagtcagacctgcatttctgtatcaaccagtacccactgctcacgagacacatacacatgaactcttcgaaccagaatcagatgtagagctacggcctcaagtttccacacttagcacaacgatcaccaacaggcaccttgattctcgccgcttcctcagattctctacctgtagatcggcctacagagccttgacttgcctgatccatgtcattagatcctttaaaaacagacagtcgagaccagctccatgcaaaggctggcatcgttgtcataaagcttacacagtagaagagctcacgcaagccaaacacgcaatcatctgttgtgtacagcatgaagcttatacccagactctagagtccctccggaaccacagaagtgtcccaaaagatagtccccttaaaaaactggacccgtttgtggatactcaaggactgctgatagtcgggggacgaatttcaaatgcaaagcttgaaaatgacgagtgtactccaatcattgttcctcatggccatgttgctttcctgctggttgagcattatcacgcacaggttagacatcaagggcgcttgataactgaaggagccctacgggaagcgggtttctggataacaggagctaagcgacttgtgagtagagtcatcttcaaatgtatcatctgcaggaaactccgtggttcttgtcaatcccaaaaaatggcagacctaccagcagaccgtttgagtaccgaacctccttttactaacgtgggcctcgatgtgtttggtccctggtcagttgtcacacgtcagactaggggaggacatgcaaacagcaagcgctgggccgtcttgttcacatgtttgagtattagagccgtacacatagaagtcattgagacaatggacacatccagcttcataaatgccttcagacgattcatttctctcagaggacatgtaaagcatatacgctctgacagaggatctaactttgtaggagcatgtggtgaactaaagattccctcaaatctggacattaaccaagtagaaagacgtctttcagaactaggttgtacgtggacctttaacccaccgcactcatctcatatgggaggtgtgtgggagcgcatgatcggcatcgctcgcagaatcctcgattccatctttctgcaacttggtccttcgaagctcactcatgagactctaacaaccttcatggccgaggtagtagctataatgaacgccagaccactggttcccatatccaatgaccctgatgacctatctctcctcaccccttcaactctcctcacccagaagtTTAATGTGAGTATGCCGACTTCTGGAGAGTTTACTACAAAAGACTTGTACAAATCTCAATGGAAAAGAGTTCAAATGTTAGTAGACCTTTTCTGgactaagtggagaaaacaatatctctctacattacagacaagagacaaatggcaagatagtagacccaacatgaaacctgggaatgtcgtcctagtgaagaacactcagtctaaaaggaacgagtggcctctaggattggtaaccaaggtcttcccaagtcaagacggacaggtcaggaaagtggaaatcaagattcccaagcaaagtggaaagctgtttcttagacctgtatctgaacttattctattgctctag